ctTGTCATACCGATTAATCAGTTGCCATaccgattaatcactactggcCCATTAACTAGTGGGGAAACGAATCCCAAAATTTTGACACATAACCCCTGCCACCCCCTCTTgctactaaatacctagggtttggccctcctcccgcttcctcatgctcctttcatccacTCCTAACCTGGTTGGTGGCTAGTCGTGTCCTCGCGAGTGCCGGCCACCACACTACACCTACAAGATCTAGTTGATCCGCCATTCTGGTCGTGTGCCTGGACCCCACCCACCATGGCCActccccatcctctcccatgggatgctccccaatctcttcctTAATGGCATCACTAGTAGGCAAGGCACTACTATCTTTCCCCCTATCTTAGTGGAGAATTTagattcatatattagtagattatgaaatacaattttgtagatgggtGGATGGAACTGTTGTTTTTGGTTTTTATCTGTAGTATATCGTGTGATGTATGTTAGCAggtatatggataagtttaaatgtttaattgataattttgaattttgagatttatatatttggatgtataacgattattaattttaactcttgtctattttttatatgcctacaatagaatattttggtatattacatagctaggcgtgtggaattatggtataatacataaaaatctaaatataagttggcaagttttgatttaatctaccgattaatccagttaataggccgattcactgattaatcgctactcccaagccgaccgagcagttaccggttaccgatttcttgaacattggttttaattcgtCCATCCAGTCAAGCCCCAAATCGCAAGCACAAACCAGTGTATCAGGTCCAACACTAGGTCAACAATCAAGCCTAACATGCTTGAATCCTACCGTTTCAAAGTTATACATGTACTAGTATGCATACTAATGTGTATTTGCAGAAAATATTAGGTGTGGCAGCCGCCGGACCTTGCCAAATAgctagctccgcccctgcgtgccGGTCCCGGTTCCGCGGACGGGACGACCAATCCATACAGGACTACCGACGAAGGCAAAGGCAAAGGCAGAGCAGCTCCATTCATTTTTCCTGTGCGTATTCATGCCTATGTGTGGAGCGCCAGGGCAAGCCGCAGGACGAGTCGGGCCAATTCCATCGCGCCACCCCATCCGGTCGGGTGCGTCCGTTTGGCCTAAAACTGACGAATAGTATGGACCAACGCGTGGCCTCAAACGGCAAATGTCCGTTTTTCATCCGTTTTCGATCTATCCCCAGCCCAAACTTGCGCGGCGTTTGGGGAGAAACAAACATCGCACGGACGGACGGGACGCACGTCCTTGTACTCCCTTGGCCCGTCTGTCGGGGACTCTGTCGATTCATTGCCCCCCAAGCCTCAACCGGCCCCTCCCCACCCAACCCTGCCGCCAGCGTCGCCACTATTATCCGGCCACCGTCGACGCCCATCGGCAACAACAGCTTCCATCGGGGGTGCTACAGAGCGACCTGTAGCCGGCCGCCATCCGCCCCCGCTGCCTCGAGGTGATTCGCGGCCTCTTTGCCATCACGACCGCAAGATGTTTGACACTTTGCCCAGAAAGGTACGGATAGTGGAGATGCTTTTTCTTCAACCACTTCATTTGTTCATCCGATGATTCGTCCTCGGATGACGAAGAACTTGTGGTGGCTGCACTCGTCGTTTATGACCACATTCAAAGGCACCGGCCTCGGTACAGGGGGTGAGTGTCGGGACGCACGCCTAACCTGAAccgtgcgagagagagagaggccacgTCTTGCTCTATGTTGATTACTTTGAGAACACCGCACTCTTCAAATCGGAGAAATTCGGTCGCCGCTTTCGTATGTCAAGGCATGCGTTCAATCGCATTCGTGGGGGAGTGGTTCAATATGACCCATTCTTTGAGTGCAAAACGGATGCTCTTGGCAAGCTTGGATTCttctcttatcagaaatgcaccgCCGCCATTCGCATGCTTGCATATGAAATTCTACGCGATCTTGTGGATGAGTACGTGTGCATGAGTGAGTCCACATGTCTGTTGTCAATGTACAACTTCTGCAAGACCGTGGTAGCGGTGTTTGACCCCGAATACTTGAGGCAGCCAAATGCCGCAAACACAGAAAGGTTGTTGGCGATCAACGCCGATAGAGGCTTTTCAGGCATGCTTGgcagcatagattgtatgcactgggagtggacgagctgtccatttgcttggcagggCCAGTACAAAGGGCATGTGAAAGCCTGCATTGTCATATTAAAAGCGGTGGCTTCGCACGATCTTTGGATATGGCATGCTTTCTTCGACATGGATGgttctcacaatgatatcaacgtgctgcaGCGTTCCCCAGTGTTCGGTAGGCTTGCAGAAGGCCACTCCCCACCTGTCTACTTTGAGATCAATATCCACCACTACAGCAAGGGATACTACCTGGCTAATGGTATATGTCCTAAGTGGTCAACTTTTATGAAGATAATCTCAAACCTTCAAGAAGATAAGAGAAAGAGATTTGTCCAAACGCAAGAGAGTGTTAGGAAGGATGTGGAGCATGTTTTTGATGTGATTCAATCCCGATGGGGTAGCTGCCGTCGTCGGGAGTGCGGATGCGTGGGAGTCGTACAACACGCCGGTCCTGACGAGCAGAGCGCAGTCCCGGAGGTTGACGTCGAGCCCAACACTGAGCACGTGATGGCGCTCTACGCCTATAGCTTGCCGTCCCTCGGAGCGGCAGATCTAAGGTGTCGAACCAATCCTGGGGAGGACGTGCCCAGCTATTGGAGTTTGAACCTGTTAGTGTGAGGTGTCAGCAAGTGTTGTAATCTTGTAGATAAGTAAAAGATGATCTAAAATTGAAACCCCAAAGGTCGGACAGACGCGCCGGGACGTGCCCAGCTTGGCCGCGATTGCTTTCCACCGCCCGGGAACCCTTCCGCCGCTGTCGCCGTGTACGCCGCCGGCATCAAGCCCCTCACGCGCGCCAGGAGCTCCTCCGCCGGGTCGCCCCGCACACACATGGTTGGACACCTGTAGAGCGTGGCCAGGCCGCCGGGTCGCCCCGCACACTCATGACGGGGCAGCCGGGGTTAGCATGGtgtaatgaggaagaagaaggggcgcGATGGCGGGCTGGCGACGGCGGGAGCACGTGCAGCACCACTTGTCATTCAGGCACGAGCTAGGTAGGCTCCCAATGGGAAAAATGGGCTAGCCCGATAATTGTTTCGGAAACGCCGCGCGGTTGGCTGATTagggcatgcaacattttttcgttCAGATTTACAGCAACCACGTTTAaatttgctacaagcgtttttCATTCTGCTATAATTTATCCATTAAAATTCTACATCCACGTTTGTTTGTAACTCGAGTTTATTGGATTATTTTTGCTACAGCCGGCGTTTgagttttgctacaaccgtgttaattttttttACAATCGGTATCATTTTTTGCTTTAccagttcactaaaaaagttgcatacatgtTCGTCGAAATTGCAATCCGAGTTCACCGAATTGTTTTGTTACAGCCCACATTTTGTTTTGTTACCATGCATCATGAGCGTCGTTTTTTTGCTATGACCACGTcaatatttttttgctacaaccatatttttgttgcaaccatagacgaaaattgctgcatcgtgACCGAAATTTGCTGCATCGAGAAGTTTTGATGAATGAATAGATCTAACTATGCGACCCGCGTGCGGCCGACGGATTGGATGGCCCGTGTGCGATCGGTCAAACGTTTCGGTCGACGCGGACGCAGAGCACTGCCCATAATTATTATCCTTTTCCAACGGAAATCCGCTAAAGGAAATTAAATGGGATGGACTAATTAATCTCATTTAATCCCCTCTCCAACCGTATCCACCTCTACATGCATGTAGTGCTGCAAACGAGTCGAGTTCGAGCGAGTTGTAGTTGGCTCGGCTCAGTTCATATTAAAAATCGAGCGAGCTCAAACTGAGTGAAGCTCAAGATCGAGCCGTAAAACATGACTCATGCTCAGTTTGTAACAATGTTGAGTCGATCTCGAGTTAGGAGGTGTTTGTTTCACGGACTTTTTGATGTAgcgactaaaaaaagtcccttttagtcacATCTAAaccaaacatgagggactttcaCGGACTAAAAGTGGGCATTTGGGACTAAAGAAAGAAGTCCCTAAGGGAGAGTCTTTTTTGGGACTTTTTCCAACAGTGTCCCTGCTTTTAGCATatcatttaataacctctagtccATTAGTAGGGGTAATATGGACTttcagcatgtcatttaataatctctagtccatgtttagtctCTGAAACCAAACATGTAGGGACTAGGgattttttagttgggactaaaaaaaatccTAAAACTTTTTAAACAAAGAGGGCCTTACTTTAAAGCTAAATGAGATCGTAAAATAAATGTTCACTTCGGTTTATAGTACGCTGAATCACATGCACCGTATCCAAAAGTATTTTACACGTAAATAGTGTAACCATAACTCAAATCTTGAGAAAGAACCGCAAACGTATTCAAATATCATTTAatgtgaaaattaaaaaaaaagctTACTTTAATCGATTGTACAGCCATCACATTATTTTTTGAAGAGCTCATCTTTCAACAAATGATGGCCTTCGTGAAAGAAAGATAGGATAACCAAGCATATGCTTGGGAATACTACCCAAAAGCAACAAGATATTAACACACTTGATCAAGTACTGTAATAAGGCCTAAATTTTCTCTATACTTCATTAAACTTTCATGTCTGTTAGTAAATAAAATCGAAAAAAAACATGGACAACATATATGATAATAAATTATTGTATTTTTATTTAATATATAACATGATCATTTAACATGATGATGTTAAGGGGGTGTTTCTTttcagggactttttggtgtagggactaaaaaagtcccttttaatctcatgtgaaagaaacaggagggacttttagggactaaaaggggtatttgggactaaaggaagaagtccctatgggagggacttttttggctcttttcccaacactgcccctacttttagcatgtcatttaataacttctagtatattactaggaataacatggtctttttacgtgtcatttaatgacctttaGTACATGTTTAGTCCTTAAAAAAAAGGATATGGagtagagactttttagttgggacaaaAAAGAAACAGGGCCTAAAACGAGCTATCGATCTAAAATGAAGCGAACTCGTTTCTCGACCGAGTGACACATATTGTTGATACTCAGATCATTTCTTTTCAAGTCGATCACGTATCCAGCCAAAAGACAAGTCAATCTCGAGGGGCTCACCAGGCTCGAGCTTTCCTTGCAGCGCAATGCACCGCCGGTCAAACAGCAAGTTTGATCCGCAATAGAATCGCTGGAAAATTGCAACAGCCACACGCGTTGTATATACACTCAGGTCCCAATAATATACTTCCTTTATttctaaatacttgttgttggaaGAACTAGACTAATTTTTTTCAACAACCAGTAttatggtacagagggagtagatatCAGTTCATTAGAGTAGACATGATACGTGGCAACATGCATGTTTGATTCAACGACACAAAAAATCTAGTAGGGCCATGCTTGCATACGGGCAAACGTGGCAACATGCATGTCCCCTGCCCTCTGTTCCCActtctccatctccatctccaacCCCCGCTCCAGCTCCCACTCCTCCCTCAGCGAGCGCCATTGCGGCCACACTCCGCCTATCCTAGCCGCCTCCACTCTTCTCCCCCAGCACGCTCGCCTGAATCGCCTCGTGCGATCGGTGCTGGTGCTGCCTCCCTGCCCGGGCCTCCTGGAGACCTGGACGCGACGGCGGCGGCTGGGGCTCTGGAaaggaagcagaagaagaagcaggacatGCAGGTGCTGCCGCCCTTCCCCGGCTGCCTCGGCAGGGTCATCAACATGTTCGACCTCGGCAACGGCGTCGTCGCCACCAAGATGCTCGCCGACAAGGCGCACAGAGACGGTATTATGCCGCTGCTCGCCCTTCTGCTCTATGTTTTGTGCTGTTTTTTTGCTTCCGGTTACGCGGTGGCGTTCTCCTCCTCGGCCGATCTCTGAAGCGGTTTATTTACACGTATGCTTTGCAGTTTCTCCGGCTGGTAAGGACCGCAGCGGCGGTTTCAAGATGGAGGATAAACATGTACGTGATAATGCCGATGTGCTTCATGCTTCTTTTGTTCTTAACTGCATAAGTAAGTTGAGCTTGAGCTTTGTTAACTGAtctcttttctctattttttttttaCCCTAAAGGGATAGTCAGCAAAGGAGGAGCACTCCAACAAAGAGATCAAACTCGCCCACCAACAGATCTGGCGTGTCACCCGTCGAGATGCTCATGGAGCAGGACATGTGGAGAGAAGGGGTGCCTGATGATGAGCCCCTCAATGTTGTTGCCAGATTCATGGGTAGACGGTGGTGTAGCTGTTGTACATCGCATCGTATGCATAGTACGTTTGATGTATGCAGCGTATGCTTGACGGAGGTTAGCCAGCTGCTGTAGTAGCTCGTTGTTTACATTCTAGCTGTATCAGCTATGTTAATTGCTGTTTGCGTGGCCTTTTAACTAAGTATCTAATAATTTTCTATGGCTGTAAGCCTCCTTTTGATATGCTGGTGAGATTTTTAgctcacaacatcactatcaatgACAAAGTGATTAAGCTCCTCCGCATCAGGCACAAGATCATCGTCAATGATGTGAACCAGGAAGCTTTCCAGCATAATAAGAGAAAACTTAGCCACAGAAAATTATCAGACGACGCCCTCCTCCTCGGCTCCAGGAGACCTCGCCCGCCGCCGGAGGGAGCCCGCtcgcccgccccctcctcctcccgtccAGCGCCGGGCATTGGGATCTCGTGGCTCGCCCCAGCGCCGGGCATTGGGATCTCGCGGCTCGCCCCACCCGCGCCACCccgcccaaaccctagccgccgtcaggGGAGGGTCGTGTCACGGCAGCAGGATCCAACAAATCTGGAGACACGCACCGCGCCGTCATCGGATCCCCTCTCCGCCCGCTTCGCCGCTACCGGAGGGGACGCCGGCGAAGCCGCGCGCGCCCcggggatggcggcggcggggcccctCGCGTTGGCCCTCGGGCTCTGACGGCGGCGCCCCGCGTCGACGGTTGCGGGATCCGGTGTGATCTCGTcaatcggcggcggcggagggcggatccggggctccatggccggatctggcggggcactcggcccTGGTGGTAGGGAGCGGCAGCCGGgcgcgactggatgatggggattccttaattcagggcCGGCAGCGGAagcctggtgtcctccgaatgctagtctccgactggatgattcagggcctgttaccgactggatgatggggattccctaattcagtcggggcagacttagggtcctgttcttcgtgtggggtagtccttgggtaggacacgtacggcaggcctatgaccctaccctaggactatgaccccatcattagtccccgaatggattggggttgaaacgccgaagcggtgcttgaggttcggatccgactggactaggttcgacttgggcgttgcttgcctctatccattttatctttcctgaccagcgatccgagtggaagtgctcgcGAAACGGACTgttggaaaccgagtgcttctgcggcatcttttgacgcgaccggtcaactgacagcagcggattttccgggatctcaaatttcgggttccgcgcgctcagcggggatgacgccagcgcgctcgagtagcgcctgacgcctcgattcacgCGCCTTCaattcctccactgatatcgccgcggccggtcgggcggatagggtttcggggccacccaccagtgactcagtcggaactctatttaaatctgggcggcgaggcttcttcgctaCGCcttgccgaatctttcgctctcgcctgctccgtcttccccgCCACCTCTAGCGCTCCTACTTcccttccttctcctctctcttcgagggttcgccgtcgcctccatgaccaagggtcaaaccagcaagatgaaggcaaggaagaagaagggcaaggcggcgcctgctcagcggcggtagcggccgctgccggcggggtggatccagggagatttcCTCCCTTCGTCGGTGACAGAGggagacctgctggagctggtggagtacGGAATGCTCGTGCACAAGTCATGGAGACTGCCGGcagaggacgaggtcgagccagcgcctcgggagggggagcgcgtcctgctcctctgccatgtccaccgaggtttttctttgcccccgcatcctttctttaagggtatcctgaatcacttcggggctcaactccaccactttcctccgaatgccatcggccACCTTTCTGCTTTTatcgttttgtgcgagtgcttcattggttgccccccattggggtttgttcaaacacatcttctccgcccgatcccaaactatcaaacgtcttagtcagtcggacgataagacgcacctcctccagctctgcggaggtttaggattccagaagaagagtcggagcagctatcaTGCTCTCtagttgagtgagtcggttaggaactggcagtcgacgtggttctactgccaggacatcgcctgcccgaatgcgtcgactgggctgcctccgtttagtctagatcggcccgccccgcctaagcagctcgcgctctcgaaggccgagaagaacgacatccagcctttggttgaggcactcgtggatgtcgtcaggaagggggtcaccggtatagacttgctggaagtcttccttggtcggcggatccaaccgctgcaggctcgcgaccatgctatgtggcactacacagggcccgaggattccactcggaccaacgtggtgggcgtacccaaggagagggtgacctcgtgggtgctccaaatcacgggcccctgtgagaaccccaaaggagctcccCGAGTGAAGCCTTATAGTGCGGACCACCCtccgccgaatcaggtgagtggcattagccgagtgcattggACAGTCTTGATTCCAGTCGCTTATTTATATATCCGTGTGAtgcctaatgtttccgactgaacttcatgcaggcgtggaccaactggttctcccccgtctcgaacgggaatccggaggaggaagaggaggaaggcagtcaggagggcagcatggagagcgttgaatatgtctccgacagcggggagtcggaggaggaggacagcgaggaagaggaagaggacgaagagcaagactcgccccttccacggccagagcatcggagcaagcgccgacacgagcccgccgtcccttcatctcctcctgcatcgtcgagtgctccgcctgccgcTCCGGTGGTctcgagtgttcgaggcaccaagagggccagggacgccgccgcagagcccgcaggccagtcttccagggcgcccaagctgagtgggcccaaacctcggaaggctctgccgtgaATGAGGGTCgctatccccgtcacctccacgtaagtgaatctaacttttggctctttctgttatccgagtgaactcctacTTTATAAGTCGAAtgtatttcactcgacagggtcgccacctctgcaacctctccggcccgccaaggggacgaccccatggacacggacaacgtcgtttcgtcccagccaggtgagttgtaggagagtcgggtgttt
This genomic stretch from Hordeum vulgare subsp. vulgare chromosome 6H, MorexV3_pseudomolecules_assembly, whole genome shotgun sequence harbors:
- the LOC123405859 gene encoding uncharacterized protein LOC123405859 encodes the protein MEQLPRASAAARCTSGRENPLEANYPAPPDMRLPGARLSVGGVLMPPPPSTMERHGEIVRIRRLCHSTRCRKKGTPPTISLCGRRTSSTVTSTSSPPPTGSRRQGGRHNSDGHPQWWGVPGRTLHVVLEHIEMAAANLRLPAATFKTHIHYICTTQSCGIDSYLVITHSCGNQGAYGYWRRFRMSTDLFKRIAEKLASHDRFFQQRRNAAGELRHSTFLKVTAALRMLAYGIPADLVDDHLAMGESQAIMCVKRFAVGIVQVFGKKYLRSPTAEDAARLLAMNKSRGFPGMLGSIDCMHWSWKNCPKAWHGQFHGQKKGSTIILEAVADQETWIWHAFNRIRGGVVQYDPFFECKTDALGKLGFFSYQKCTAAIRMLAYEILRDLVDEYVCMSESTCLLSMYNFCKTVVAVFDPEYLRQPNAANTERLLAINADRGFSGMLGSIDCMHWEWTSCPFAWQGQYKGHVKACIVILKAVASHDLWIWHAFFDMDGSHNDINVLQRSPVFGRLAEGHSPPVYFEINIHHYSKGYYLANGICPKWSTFMKIISNLQEDKRKRFVQTQESVRKDVEHVFDVIQSRWGSCRRRECGCVGVVQHAGPDEQSAVPEVDVEPNTEHVMALYAYSLPSLGAADLRCRTNPGEDVPSYWSRTDAPGRAQLGRDCFPPPGNPSAAVAVYAAGIKPLTRARSSSAGSPRTHMVGHL
- the LOC123405860 gene encoding uncharacterized protein LOC123405860 — protein: MHVPCPLFPLLHLHLQPPLQLPLLPQRAPLRPHSAYPSRLHSSPPARSPESPRAIGAGAASLPGPPGDLDATAAAGALERKQKKKQDMQVLPPFPGCLGRVINMFDLGNGVVATKMLADKAHRDVSPAGKDRSGGFKMEDKHG